ACTATATTCAGGCGTATTTATCACCTTATACAGAAAGCTCACATTTTATCACAACTGCTGTCCAACATTTAAGTGCCCGCAAACACGGTGCTCTTATCGTTGTGGAACGAAACGAGACGCTTGAATCTTGTATTCAAACTGGGACCACATTAAACGCTCATTTAACCGCACCGTTACTCGAATCAATTTTTTATCCAGGTAATCCTCTTCATGACGGAGCCGTTCTCGTTAAAAATAATCATATTGTTTCAGCAGCTAATATTCTTCCGTTAACGAAAAGTACGGAAGTTGATCCTGAACTAGGAACACGTCACAGAGCTGCAATTGGCTTATCAGAAAAAAGTGA
This genomic interval from Bacillus cereus contains the following:
- the cdaS gene encoding sporulation-specific diadenylate cyclase CdaS, with the translated sequence MQEWGLSEELKIQTKQMIEIAEKELSIMRQAIDKEDECILCKMEDIHHMLANVQTLAATYYIQAYLSPYTESSHFITTAVQHLSARKHGALIVVERNETLESCIQTGTTLNAHLTAPLLESIFYPGNPLHDGAVLVKNNHIVSAANILPLTKSTEVDPELGTRHRAAIGLSEKSDALILVVSEETGRTSFALSGTLYTISL